The window TTTTTTTCTAAAGCGGGAGTTGAATACTGCCCCTAAACTCTTGCAGGCTCTCGGCTCCGACCTCTTTTAGTAATGATTCCACTTCTTCAGCAAGCGTGAAGGCGAAATCGGGACGGAGGAAGTTTGCCGTGCCAACCTGAACAGCCTGAGCACCAACCAGCAAGAATTCCAGTACGTCTTCAGCAGAAGAAATGCCTCCAATGCCGACAACCGGAACATCTACAGCCTGGACAACCTGATGCACGCAACGAAGCGCCACAGGCTTGATGGCCGGACCGGACAGCCCTGCGATCACGTTGGCGATGCGCGGCTTGCGGTTACGGATATCCACAGCCATGCCGGCAAGCGTGTTGATGAGGGACAGAGAGTCTGCTCCACCGTCCACGGCAGCCTTGGCACACACCACGATGTCCGTGACATTGGGAGACAATTTGACCATGACGTGCTTGTCGCCCGCATTCTTTTTCACAGCCTCGGTCACCTTGCCGATCTGGGCCGGATCCTGACCAAAGGCGATACCGCCCTCTTTTACGTTGGGACAGGAGACATTGACCTCAAGCGCGGCCACGCCCTCTTCCGCCGCCAGCACCCCTGCCAGCTCACCGAACTCTTCGGCATCGCAGGCATAGAGGTTGGCGATGACAGCCACGTCCTGCTTCTTGAGCGCAGGCAGAGCCATGTTGACGAAACTCTCCACACCGGGATTCTGAATGCCAATGGCATTGAGCATACCGCACGGAGTTTCTGCTATGCGCGGCATGGGATTGCCCTCACGAGGCTTCAAGGAAAGCCCCTTGGCAACGATGGCGCCCAGCTTGCTCAGATCACCATAGGGGGCAAACTCCAGGCCGAAACCAAAAGTACCGGATGCGGTCATGATCGGATTTTTGATGTCCAGACCGCCGAAAGATACGTTCATATCCATATATATGCGCTCCTAGAGTTCCACTTTATCGGTCCAGAATACCGGGCCGCGGGTGCAGACCTGCACGTGATGACCGTCGCCGTCCTTGGTCACACAGCCGAGACATGCGCCGACGCCGCAGGCCATGCGATTTTCCAAAGAGACCTGTGCACGAGCACCACACTCGTTGGCGAACTGCTGCACCGTCTTCATGAAGGGAGTCGGACCGCAGCACAAAATAAGGCCGTCTT of the Pseudodesulfovibrio sp. zrk46 genome contains:
- a CDS encoding dihydroorotate dehydrogenase, giving the protein MDMNVSFGGLDIKNPIMTASGTFGFGLEFAPYGDLSKLGAIVAKGLSLKPREGNPMPRIAETPCGMLNAIGIQNPGVESFVNMALPALKKQDVAVIANLYACDAEEFGELAGVLAAEEGVAALEVNVSCPNVKEGGIAFGQDPAQIGKVTEAVKKNAGDKHVMVKLSPNVTDIVVCAKAAVDGGADSLSLINTLAGMAVDIRNRKPRIANVIAGLSGPAIKPVALRCVHQVVQAVDVPVVGIGGISSAEDVLEFLLVGAQAVQVGTANFLRPDFAFTLAEEVESLLKEVGAESLQEFRGSIQLPL